One part of the Parambassis ranga chromosome 8, fParRan2.1, whole genome shotgun sequence genome encodes these proteins:
- the LOC114439606 gene encoding uncharacterized protein LOC114439606 translates to MGKTANLTTGQKTIIDTLHRMVRRLAVYKVPCPCISMESLVEGQNVAGEHAPAQEMTVGFSGLSNRILSESTRKSGMRQESPQSNTTTFRHIKEMGYNQGEEGLDCWPVAKILFSDESKVCLSFGNQGPRVWRKTGSPQKPVNSPDLNPIENLWGTLKGKIRDTRPKIKKELTSSIKDIWASITPKQCHKLIASMALIKAKGFPTKY, encoded by the exons ATGGGGAAGACTGCCAACTTGACAACTGGCCAGAAGACCATCATTGATACCCTCCATAGGATGGTAAGGAGGCTGGCTGTTTACAAAGTGCCGTGTCCATGCATATCAATGGAAAGTCTAGTGGAAGGGCAAAATGTGGCAGGAGAACATGCACCAGCACAAGAGATGACTGTGGGCTTCAGCGGATTATCAAACAGGATTCTCTCAGAGAGTACCAGAAAGAGTGGAATGAGGCAGGAGTCACCACAGTCAAACACCAccacattcagacacatcaaGGAGATGGGCTACAACCAAGGAGAAGAAGGACTGGACTGTTGGCCAGTGGCCAAGATCCTCTTTTCAGACGAAAGTAAAGTGTGCCTTTCCTTCGGAAATCAAGGTCCAAGGGTTTGGAGGAAAACAG GCTCACCGCAAAAGCCAGTCAACTCGCCAGACCTAAACCCCATTGAAAATCTCTGGGGTACTCTTAAGGGGAAAATTAGGGACACCAGACCCAAAATCAAAAAAGAGCTGACATCAAGCATCAAGGACATTTGGGCTTCCATAACGCCCAAGCAATGCCACAAGCTGATTGCCTCAATGGCACTGATTAAGGCAAAGGGATTCCCAACCAAGTATTGA